GGTGATGTCCATCACACCATTACCCGATGGCGAATTTGCCGAAATCGCAGAATTTCAAGCCAAAATCTGTGAGAAATCCTGGCAGCTCCTGTGAAGTCGGTGTCAGGTGTGACCAGCTGAGACGCATGTGACTAGTGAGGGTCCCCGCTGTCAGGTCATCGGGACCCGGTTCGGTCTCGGAGCGGACGCGTCGATGAGGTTCGCCGCGACGCTCACCCGGCTCGCGACGTCGGATCGGTATCAGCGTGATCGTGCCGTCCAGACGGAGCTCGGCGGCCAATCCCGTTGCCTGCTGGCCGATCTCATCCTCGGTGTTTCGCTCGTACAGCAGTCACCCAGGATGGGTGGATATATTGTCGGCGCGGGAGGTAGCCATGGTGACTCGTTGCGCCGGGGCAACCCGCAAGCAACAGCTGGCGATTCGCCTTGTCGCCGTTGCACTTCTCCTCGGGGGGTGCAGCAGCGCACACGAGCCGGCACCGGGAACCCACGACAGGACCGAGGCCACCGCGGCGTACGCGCCGGACGAATCCGCGGCCCGCAGCCAGGACGTGCTCAACCGCGCCATCAAGCTTGACGAGCCCGGCTGCTCCGCCGCGGTCGGTGTCGACGGCAACGTGGTTTGGAAAGGGGTCCGTGGTCTCGCCGATCTGAAAACCGGCGCCGAGATAACCGACAGCACAGTCTTCGACATCGCTTCTGTGTCCAAGCAATTCACCGCCACCGCGGTCCTGTTGTTGGTGGACGCGGGCCAGCTCTCGCTCGACGACACCCTGGCCTCCCTGGTGCCGGGGCTCCCCGCGTGGGCCGAAACGGTGACCGTCGGACAAGTCATGCATCAAACGAGCGGAATCCCGGACTACATCGGACTGCTGGAGGATGCCGGCTATCAGTACAGCGACCGCACGACGCAGGAGCAGGCACTGCAGATCCTAGCCGAGGTACAGGATTTGGAGTTCGAGCCCGGCGATCAGTTCGAATACTCGAACTCCAACTATCTGTTGCTGGCCGACATCGTCCAGCGGGTTTCCGGCCAACCGTTACCCGCCTACCTGAGCACGCAGGTCTTCAAGCCGCTCGATCTAGCCATGGTGATGGACGCCGGCAACTCGATCCCGGGCAAGGCCCTGTCCTACGGGTTCGACGAGGACACCTCCGAGTACACCGTCTGGAATTCCGCATGGGAGCAGGTCGGTGACGGCGCCGTCGAAACCACACCCACCCAACTCGTGCGGTGGGCCGATAACTATCGGACCGGAAAGTTGGGCGGCCGGCGCCTCCTCGACGAGCAGGTCGAAGGGGCCGCAGACACCGGATCCGGCGACGGCGATCGTTACGGCGCCGGCATCTTCGTGTACCCCGACGGCAGCCTCGACCACGACGGCTCATGGGCTGGATTCGTCAGTGCGTTCCGCGTCAGCGCGGATCGACACACATCCATCGCTGTCACCTGCAACACC
The sequence above is drawn from the Mycobacterium gallinarum genome and encodes:
- a CDS encoding serine hydrolase domain-containing protein gives rise to the protein MVTRCAGATRKQQLAIRLVAVALLLGGCSSAHEPAPGTHDRTEATAAYAPDESAARSQDVLNRAIKLDEPGCSAAVGVDGNVVWKGVRGLADLKTGAEITDSTVFDIASVSKQFTATAVLLLVDAGQLSLDDTLASLVPGLPAWAETVTVGQVMHQTSGIPDYIGLLEDAGYQYSDRTTQEQALQILAEVQDLEFEPGDQFEYSNSNYLLLADIVQRVSGQPLPAYLSTQVFKPLDLAMVMDAGNSIPGKALSYGFDEDTSEYTVWNSAWEQVGDGAVETTPTQLVRWADNYRTGKLGGRRLLDEQVEGAADTGSGDGDRYGAGIFVYPDGSLDHDGSWAGFVSAFRVSADRHTSIAVTCNTDTQDPVAIADELQDIWE